From the Lactuca sativa cultivar Salinas chromosome 9, Lsat_Salinas_v11, whole genome shotgun sequence genome, the window GTATAATGGTGCTTCTCAAGTGTTAAGATATTGAGATCTTCGTATGTCATGATCTTCACGTTTCGAGATTTTCATCCTTGAGGATCCTTGTATTATAAGATCCAGGGGATCCTTGGATTTCAGGATCTTCGACCCCGATGGTCCTTCATGTTTCAGGATCATAGCTTACGGAGATCATTAGTTGTGTTTTGTTCTGCATGGAAAACATTAACTAGGGGTGGGCGTTAGTATGGCTAACGCCCCTCcgatgcttaagttagtaatgTATTCGAGGAGCAAAATAAGTAACAACGAAAATTTTAAGGTAAAGAACATGTGTACCTAGGTTTTGTCGTGGATCGATCGACCCTACTTACATGTAGTATGCTTTGAGGTGTATAGCATTCCAGGATCTTGGCAGAACGTCTCATTCAAGTGTCGCTAGCCAATATGCTCCTTTTCTCGCTTCGACATATATAAGATATGGTCCTTCCCATTTGGGAGCCAATTTACCTACACTGGaatccttggtgttttggaatgttttcctCAATACCAAGTCCCCTATTTGAAACCTTTTaacttttacatttttattaTAAGCCTTAGTGAGCCTTTGTTGATGGGCAACCATGCGTATTTTGGCAAGATCTCTGAGTTTACCAATACTATCAAGATCCTGTGCTAGGATCCTATCGTTATTCTCTTGACCTTGTAGCAAGTATCTTTCCATCGGGATCACTACTTCGGTAGGGATCACCGCTTGTCCCAAATACCAAAGATTATTGGGTCTGACATGTGGCTACTTTGGAAGTAGTCCTATCTGCCCATAGGACGAAAGGAAGTTCTTCTACCCATCTTCCCTTCTTTTtgtccaatattttctttaagttGTTTACTATGATTTTATTGCTAAACTCCGCTTGACCACTAGCTTGGGGATGAATGGGAGTTGTTGTTATCATTTTGATTCCCCAACTTGTGCAAAAGTCTGTTGTCCTTTTTCTTATAAATTGGGATCCATTGTCGCATATGATTTCAGCCGGGATCCCAAACGTAGTCAAGATATTACGTTTAGTAAATGAGACTACTTCTTTGTCTCTTGCTTGAACGAAAGCCTCAGCTTCAATCCACCTTAAGAAGTAATCAGTCATTACTAGCATGAAGACTTTTCCTCCTGGGGCCACCGGTAATTTTCCCACTATATTCATTCCCTATTTCATGAATGGCCATGGGGAGATAATTGGATGTAGACGATCCGCCGGTTGATGTAGGATGTTGCCATGTCTTTGGCAAGCATCACACTTTTGGGCATGTAGAAGAGAATCTTTCTTCATGGTTGGCCAGTAGTATCATGTTCTTAGTATCTTGGAGCATAAAGCTCTACCCCCAGTGTGATTGCCATAATCTCTTTCATGTATATCCTTTAAGACTTCTGCAGCTTCAGGATATTCTAAGCATCTAATGTATGGACCTGCCATAGATTTTTTATAAAGTTTACCTTGGATTAACACGAATCTTGAGACTTTCATCCTGAATGCTCTTTCGTTTTTTCTTCTGTCGGGATCGTGTCATTTTGGAGATACTCCATAATGGGTTGGGTCCATGATCGCAGACTTCTTCGAGGATCGTGTCCATTGGGGTCCCCTTGAAGAAGGATCATAGAGTCAGGATCTTCAATAACTGCTACACTTTTCGGATGTTTAGGATCTTCTGATTTATTGGAGAGGGTTTCTATGGTTGGGGTTATTATATGGGCTATAGGAATCTTTGTCTCTGGTGGGATTCTAAGGGAGGATCCTAAATTGGCTAATGCATCTGCTTTTGTGTTTTCTTCTCTGGGAACTTGGGTTAGGCTAAAGTTTTCGAAATCAGAAGCTAATTTTTTAAGGATCTCTATATATAATGCTAATATTTCACCTTTCACTTCATAAGATCCATTGAAGTGATTGgttaataataaaaaatcaacAAATACCTGAAGATCCCTGATTTAAAGATCTATAGCCAATTGTAGTCCCATGATGAGTGCTTCATATTTTGCTTCGTTATTGGTAGTGTTGAATTCACAACTGACTGCCTGGGGTAGGATGTCCCCCTGTGGCGACTTTAGTATGATCCTTAGCCCAGTTCCTTTTTGATTTGAAGCTCCACTTTTAATAGTGTCCATTTCCCTAGGTGTTTGTCTTTTAGGAGTTGTGACTTTATGGCGGATCGTGGTTGATATCTGATGTCAAACATGCTTTACTTTACCAACCATTTCGCCATTCTTCTTAACATTTCTGGTTTCCTCATGACATTCTTAAGAGGATAATTAGTTTTTACATATATAATATGTTTTTCGAAATAATGTCTTAATTTAGTGGAAGCAGTTACTAAGGCAAGAATTAGTTTTTCGATGTGAGAGTATCTGGTATCAGGATCCAggagacttttacttacatagtagataGGGTGTTGATCTCCGTTAAGATCCTTGGCCAAAACGACACTTACCACATTTGAGGATACTGAGAGGTAGAGAAGAAGTGGTCCCCTATCTATAGGCTTCACTAGCAGTGGAGCGGAGCTTAGATACTTTTTGAGTTCCTGGAAGGCTTTCTCGTGTTCTCCTGTCCACTCaaattttttgttctttttcaaGATATCATAGAAGGGATTGCACCTTTCTGAGGATCTTGAAATGAACCTGTTGAGTATTGCTACTCTTTCGGTTAGCCTTTGGATGTATTTTGTTGAAGATGGGGATTTCAGCTGGATGATTGCTTTGATCTGCTGTGGGCTTGTTTCTATTCCTCTCTTGGTTACCATATATCCAAGGAACTTGCCCGACTTCATCCCGAAATGGCATTTGAGCGGATTCAACTTCATATTGTATTCGTCCAAGATGTCAAATGCTTCCTTAAGATCTCTGAggtgatcttcaactttcattgaTTTTACTACCATGTCGTCAATATAGACTTCCATGGTGTCCCCCAACTTGTCTTTAAACATCCGATTCACCAGTCTTTAATATGTCGCTCCTGCATTTTTAAGATTGAAAGGCATTGTAGGTTAACAATATATACTTGTTGGTGTTATGAATGTTGTATCTTCTTGATCGGATGGCTCCATCTGGATTTGTTGAAATCCTACTGAAGCGTCCATGAAGGTTAAAAGTTCGTGGCCAACCGTTGCATCTATCATAGAGTCAATGTGTGGTAAAGGGAAAGGATCCTTAGGAAAAGCCTTATTAAAATTTGTGTAGTCTACACATACTCGccattttttgtttttcttttggaCGAAAACCACATTAGCTAGCCATCTTGGGAACTTTACTTCTTTGATCATCCCTGTTTTGAGGAGCTTCTCTACTTCTTCTTGGATGATCTGATTCCTTTCAGATGCAAACTTCCTTCTCTTTGGTTTTATTGGTCTGAAAGAAGGATCAATATTAAGTTTATGAGTAGTAATACTCTTGTCTATACTTGTCATATCTTCGTGTTTCCATGCGAATGTCTTGCTTCTGGTTCTTAGGAAGTTCAACAAATCTTGCTCGATTTGTTCAGgcattgaggatcctatgaggaGTTTAGCTTCTTGATCCTCGATGCCCAGGTGAACTTCTTTCACGTCCTGTTCCTTTGTTTCTAGAACATGTCGTTCCCCTATCTTAATTGCTATGTTTGTTGAGGTTTGATTGTGGATTTCATAGAGGTTTTATAACATTCTTTCGATTCTTTTTGATCTCCCATGATCATTACTGTCCCCAATGGAGTAAGTATTTTTACACATTGATGATAGGTTGATGGCACTGCTTTCATCTCGTTGATCCATGGTCTACCTAGTATCACATTATAAGAAGATAGGGTGTAAATAACATATAAATTTTGTACGGAGTTTACCCCTTCAATGTGTATTGGTAGCTTTATCTCCCCAATCGTGTGTTTTGTTTCCCTgctaagtcctatgaggactgaGGATCTCGTGATTATCTATGATTAAGGGATATTCATTCTTTTCAGAGCGTCTAGGAGTACGATACTGACTGAGGATCCTCCGTCAACAAGGATCCTTTTGAAGAAATGGTTAGCCATATACGATGTTATTACGAGTCCGTCATGGTGACGATCCTGAATTCCTTCCCTATGCATCTTGTCAAACGTGATCTCCTTCTCACTCCTAACCATGGAATTCTTCCGTGCACTATCTTCCTTTTTTGTTATAGAGACCTTGGCGTGTCTTTTAGCCTGAGAATAAGAGGTACCAAGATGTTAGATCCGATTGAGATAACATTAATTATCTTAGCGTCAGAGGGTGGAGATCCTGGTTTCTCGGCGATCCTGTGACCATCCTGGCTGTTCTCCCTGTGTTTTTCTCTTTTTCTGTCTATGATCTCTTTGAGGTGTCCCTTACTAAGGAGGTGGCTGATTTCTTTTCTTAGGGCTATGCAGTCCTCTGTCACATGGCCAAAGTCTTCATGGTAAGCGCACCATTTGGACTTATCTTTCCAAGTGATGGACTTGTTATCCCTTTTCGGCCATCTTGCTTTGTCTCCAAGATCATGCATAGCATGAATTACACCTGAAATATCCACAGAAAAACAATAGTCAGTAATTTTAGGAATTTTTCCTTTTTCTCCTTCATCTTTGAGGGCATTGACCCTGTGATGATCCAGTTTGGAATAGGGCTTCGACTTGTAGGATCTTGAAGTCGAGGATTCGGCCTTTCTATTGGGATTCTCATATTGATTCACAGGGTTGCTTCTATTTTGGATTTCTCTATCCTCTTTGATTCCTATGAACCTCAATGCTCGGCACCTGACTTCATCCAATCTTTTGCATGCGGTCATTACAAGGTCTTCATAGAATGATGAATCCTTTCTTAGTCCCAGTTTAAATGCCTCTACTGCGGTGGCCATGTCGATGTTGGGGATGCTTAGAGCTTCCCTGACAAACCTGTTAACAAAGTCC encodes:
- the LOC111885204 gene encoding uncharacterized protein LOC111885204, with product MFNNQFSCSRTFEKITSDLYQVVQDPKEKLRDFVNRFVREALSIPNIDMATAVEAFKLGLRKDSSFYEDLVMTACKRLDEVRCRALRFIGIKEDREIQNRSNPVNQYENPNRKAESSTSRSYKSKPYSKLDHHRVNALKDEGEKGKIPKITDYCFSVDISGVIHAMHDLGDKARWPKRDNKSITWKDKSKWCAYHEDFGHVTEDCIALRKEISHLLSKGHLKEIIDRKREKHRENSQDGHRIAEKPGSPPSDAKIINVISIGSNILVPLILRLKDTPRSL